The proteins below are encoded in one region of Dryobates pubescens isolate bDryPub1 chromosome 27, bDryPub1.pri, whole genome shotgun sequence:
- the TRABD gene encoding traB domain-containing protein isoform X2, with translation MKMKKRQKQPALPSTVTELGTEDGSKVYVVGTAHFSDSSKKDVVKTIQEVQPDVVVVELCQYRVSMLKMDEKTLLKEAKEINLEKLQQAIKQNGVMSGLMQMLLLKVSAHITEQLGMAPGGEFREAFKEASKVPFCKFHLGDRPIPVTFKRAIAALSFWQKVKLAWGLCFLSDPISKDDVEKCKQKDLLEQMMAEMIGEFPDLHRTIVSERDIYLTYMLKQAAKQIELPRASETEPRKYIPAVVVGVVGMGHVPGIEKNWNSDLNIQEIMSVPPPSASSKIFKFAIKATVFGLMGYGCYRIGQRTVQFILSMPAAQSYLQKLTEIRSQH, from the exons atgaaaatgaagaagaggcagaagcagcctgcTTTACCAAGCACTGTGACTGAGCTTGGCACTGAGGATGGTTCTAAAGTATATGTGGTTGGGACAGCCCACTTCAGTGACAGCAGCAAAAAGGATGTAGTGAAG ACAATACAAGAAgtgcagcctgatgtagttgtgGTGGAACTATGCCAGTATAGAGTTTCCATGTTAAAAATGGATGAAAAGACATTACTGAAAGAAGCCAAAGAAATAAATCTGGAAAAACTTCAACAAGCTATAAAGCag AATGGAGTCATGTCTGGATTGATGCAAATGCTGCTTCTGAAGGTTTCTGCTCACATCACAGAACAGCTGGGAATGGCCCCAGGAGGAGAATTCAGGGAGGCTTTCAAAGAG gccAGTAAGGTACCTTTCTGTAAATTCCATCTTGGAGACCGACCCATCCCTGTTACATTTAAAAGAGCAATTGCTGCACTTTCTTTCTGGCAAAAAGTCAAGCTTGCCTGGGGCCTTTGCTTCTTATCTGACCCAATCAG taaagatgATGTGGAGAAATGCAAACAGAAGGATTTACTGGAGCAGATGATGGCAGAAATGATTGGAGAATTCCCTGATCTTCATCGAACGATTGTCTCAGAACGAGACATTTACTTGACCTACATGCTGaagcaagcagcaaagcagattGAACTACCTCGAGCTTCAGAAA CTGAACCTAGAAAATACATCCCAGCTGTTGTAGTTGGTGTTGTTGGGATGGGTCATGTACCTGGAATTGAAAAGAACTGGAACTCTGACTTAAACATCCAGGAAATAATGAG TGTGCCTCCTCCGTCAGCTTCAAGTAAGATTTTCAAATTTGCCATAAAAGCAACAGTTTTTGGACTGATGGGATATGGCTGCTACCGAATAGGTCAAAGGACAGTTCAGTTTATCCTCTcaatgccagcagcacagagctatcTTCAGAAGCTGACAGAAATAAGATCTCAACATTGA
- the TRABD gene encoding traB domain-containing protein isoform X1, producing MQEEQQPEAAADPMSSSDAPEDGPKETSSVSQNISDADAFKILLEMKMKKRQKQPALPSTVTELGTEDGSKVYVVGTAHFSDSSKKDVVKTIQEVQPDVVVVELCQYRVSMLKMDEKTLLKEAKEINLEKLQQAIKQNGVMSGLMQMLLLKVSAHITEQLGMAPGGEFREAFKEASKVPFCKFHLGDRPIPVTFKRAIAALSFWQKVKLAWGLCFLSDPISKDDVEKCKQKDLLEQMMAEMIGEFPDLHRTIVSERDIYLTYMLKQAAKQIELPRASETEPRKYIPAVVVGVVGMGHVPGIEKNWNSDLNIQEIMSVPPPSASSKIFKFAIKATVFGLMGYGCYRIGQRTVQFILSMPAAQSYLQKLTEIRSQH from the exons ATGCAAGAGGAGCAACAGCCTGAG gctgctgcagatcCAATGTCCTCCTCTGATGCACCAGAAGATGGCCCAAAGGAAACATCAAGTGTGTCACAGAATATCT CTGATGCAGATGCATTTAAAATTCTCCTGGAgatgaaaatgaagaagaggcagaagcagcctgcTTTACCAAGCACTGTGACTGAGCTTGGCACTGAGGATGGTTCTAAAGTATATGTGGTTGGGACAGCCCACTTCAGTGACAGCAGCAAAAAGGATGTAGTGAAG ACAATACAAGAAgtgcagcctgatgtagttgtgGTGGAACTATGCCAGTATAGAGTTTCCATGTTAAAAATGGATGAAAAGACATTACTGAAAGAAGCCAAAGAAATAAATCTGGAAAAACTTCAACAAGCTATAAAGCag AATGGAGTCATGTCTGGATTGATGCAAATGCTGCTTCTGAAGGTTTCTGCTCACATCACAGAACAGCTGGGAATGGCCCCAGGAGGAGAATTCAGGGAGGCTTTCAAAGAG gccAGTAAGGTACCTTTCTGTAAATTCCATCTTGGAGACCGACCCATCCCTGTTACATTTAAAAGAGCAATTGCTGCACTTTCTTTCTGGCAAAAAGTCAAGCTTGCCTGGGGCCTTTGCTTCTTATCTGACCCAATCAG taaagatgATGTGGAGAAATGCAAACAGAAGGATTTACTGGAGCAGATGATGGCAGAAATGATTGGAGAATTCCCTGATCTTCATCGAACGATTGTCTCAGAACGAGACATTTACTTGACCTACATGCTGaagcaagcagcaaagcagattGAACTACCTCGAGCTTCAGAAA CTGAACCTAGAAAATACATCCCAGCTGTTGTAGTTGGTGTTGTTGGGATGGGTCATGTACCTGGAATTGAAAAGAACTGGAACTCTGACTTAAACATCCAGGAAATAATGAG TGTGCCTCCTCCGTCAGCTTCAAGTAAGATTTTCAAATTTGCCATAAAAGCAACAGTTTTTGGACTGATGGGATATGGCTGCTACCGAATAGGTCAAAGGACAGTTCAGTTTATCCTCTcaatgccagcagcacagagctatcTTCAGAAGCTGACAGAAATAAGATCTCAACATTGA